A window of Anomalospiza imberbis isolate Cuckoo-Finch-1a 21T00152 chromosome 4, ASM3175350v1, whole genome shotgun sequence contains these coding sequences:
- the HMX1 gene encoding homeobox protein HMX1: MPDEATENAGSTSARVSSFFIEDLLGTEGTAGGGARRAAAAGGGRGGPRCGPHSPLRIGAPGCPLRDAAVGWYRRAHAAFLGCASPDTSDRDSPELPEEPAERAGGGGRAAARGPAGGRPGPGGREEEEERGEEPGEPEQRAAGRKKKTRTVFSRSQVFQLESTFDVKRYLSSSERAGLAASLHLTETQVKIWFQNRRNKWKRQLAADLEAANLSHAAQRIVRVPILYHENSSASALGFTLPHMSPPLVGFSSGVSYPLGTFPAASLPFLRSQMTGLV, from the exons ATGCCGGACGAAGCCACAGAAAACGCCGGCTCCACCTCCGCCCGCGTCTCGTCCTTCTTCATCGAGGACCTGCTGGGCACCGAGGGcacggcgggcggcggggcgcggcgggcggcggcggcgggcggcgggcgcgggggtCCGCGCTGCGGGCCGCACTCCCCGCTGCGCATCGGCGCCCCGGGCTGCCCCCTCCGCGACGCCGCCGTCGGCTGGTATCGCCGGGCGCACGCCGCCTTCCTGGGCTGCGCCAGCCCCGACA ccagcGACCGGGACTCGCCCGAGCTGCCCGAGGAGCCGGCGgagcgggcgggcggcggcgggcgggcggcggcgagaggcccggcgggcgggcggccggggccgggcggccgcgaggaggaggaggagcgcGGCGAGGAGCCGGGAGAGCCGGAGCAACGCGCCGCCGGCCGCAAGAAAAAGACGCGCACGGTGTTCAGCCGCAGCCAGGTGTTCCAGCTGGAGTCCACCTTCGACGTGAAGCGCTACCTGAGCAGCTCCGAGCGGGCCGGGCTGGCCGCCTCGCTGCACCTCACCGAGACCCAGGTGAAGATCTGGTTCCAGAACCGCCGCAACAAGTGGAAGCGGCAGCTGGCCGCAGACCTGGAAGCGGCCAACCTCTCCCACGCCGCCCAAAGGATAGTGCGGGTCCCCATTTTGTACCACGAGAACTCGTCGGCGAGCGCCTTGGGCTTCACCCTGCCGCACATGTCGCCCCCCTTGGTGGGCTTCTCCAGCGGCGTCAGCTACCCCCTGGGCACCTTCCCCGCCGCCTCCCTCCCTTTCCTACGGTCGCAGATGACAGGACTCGTCTGA
- the LOC137473439 gene encoding homeobox protein HMX1-like, whose amino-acid sequence MVQLGGGRRAPPAPAAPPAFSIDSILQPGPRRPAREQGRACCALPEEEEEEEEEGEGPEEREPSKGSSDSVSEPRRLRAEGTSRGLRPEGGDVGSPLPTEGLRGPRQPPPREAGGSGENGRSSAAGGRKKTRTIFSKSQVFQLESTFDVKRYLSSSERAGLAAALHLTETQVKIWFQNRRNKLKRQMSSEPEGQGPGPAEPPGEPQPPTAASALSFPSLYKDSPLLSRCLLPLPFPLLCPGSAIPYLCLPGPGKHFSLVDGDV is encoded by the exons ATGGTGCAGCTCGGGGGCGGCCGCCGAGCTCCTCCggccccggccgcgccgccggcCTTCAGCATCGACAGCATCCTGCagcccggcccccgccgcccggCCAGGGAGCAAGGCAGAGCCTGCTGCGCGctgccggaggaggaggaggaggaggaagaggagggagaggggccTGAGGAGCGAGAACCCAGTAAAGGCTCCAGCGACTCGG TCAGCGAGCCCCGCCGGCTTCGGGCAGAAGGGACGAGCCGCGGCCTCCGCCCCGAGGGCGGCGATGTGGGGTCCCCGCTCCCCACGGAGGGGCTACGCGGTCCCCGGCAGCCGCCGCCGCGAGAGGCCGGGGGCTCTGGAGAGAACGGCAGATCATCGGCGGCAGGCGGCAGGAAGAAGACACGGACCATCTTCTCCAAGAGCCAGGTGTTCCAGCTGGAGTCCACCTTCGATGTGAAGCGCTACCTGAGCAGCTCCGAGAGGGCCGGGCTGGCCGCCGCGCTGCACCTCACCGAGACCCAGGTGAAGATCTGGTTCCAGAACCGCCGCAACAAGCTCAAGAGACAAATGTCATCCGAGCCCGAGGGccaggggccggggccggcagAGCCCCCCGGGGAGCCGCAGCCCCCCACTGCCGCCTCGGCTCTCTCCTTCCCGTCCCTCTACAAGGACAGCCCCCTGCTCAGTCGCTGCTTGCTGCCGCTGCCtttccccctgctctgcccGGGCAGCGCCATCCCCTACCTCTGCCTCCCCGGGCCGGGCAAACACTTCAGCCTGGTGGACGGGGACGTATAG